A region from the Alkalibacter saccharofermentans DSM 14828 genome encodes:
- a CDS encoding fructose-1,6-bisphosphatase produces the protein MKSFKESQLIENKEYLELLSEKFSNISSTASEVVNLKAILNLPKGTEHFLTDLHGEHIAFNHVMRNASGVVRRKINDVMGKTLSQKDITELATLIYYPEEKLQLVKRTNSDLTDWYKVTIYRLIQVCRDASSKYTRSKVRKALPKDFAYMMEELLHEDEERFNKKEYYNKIIDTIVELESADQFITQISAVIQRLTIDHLHILGDVYDRGSGAHFIMDTLVKHHSVDMQWGNHDILWMGAAAGDTACISNAVRICLRYANMDILEEGYGINMLPLATFAMRAYKDDPCKKFMPKLPPNEILSDNDRNLLAKMHKAIAMIQFKLEHQIVEKNPDFLMSHRLLLDKVDYQTHKINIDEKTYKLNTTYFPTINPEKPWALTDDEKVVIDKLQTSFLTSEKLQTHIRFMYSKGSIYLKHNGNLLFHASIPMNEDGSFKSINLYGEKNSGKALMDKMDLWARESYFSRGNKTSGTDFLWYLWCNENSPLFGKDKMATFERYFIDDKKAHKENYAPYFIMVTDEKIALQVLTEFGLDPKESHIINGHVPVKTGAGESPIKANGKLLVIDGGFAQAYQSTTGIAGYTLIYNSYGLQLASHEPFESVDKAINEGIDIRSTTSVIEKVVDRKKVADTDIGDRLRKQIDYLEMLIAAYRKGIVKEKF, from the coding sequence TTGAAGAGCTTTAAAGAATCCCAATTAATCGAAAACAAAGAGTATCTGGAGCTTCTTTCAGAGAAATTTTCAAACATTTCATCCACAGCTTCCGAAGTCGTAAACTTGAAGGCAATACTCAATCTGCCGAAAGGCACGGAACACTTTTTGACCGATCTGCATGGGGAGCATATCGCTTTCAATCATGTGATGAGAAACGCCTCAGGCGTAGTCCGGCGAAAGATCAACGATGTGATGGGAAAAACTCTTTCCCAAAAAGACATTACCGAACTGGCAACTCTGATTTATTATCCAGAAGAAAAGCTTCAACTTGTCAAAAGAACCAACTCGGATTTAACCGACTGGTATAAAGTGACTATTTACAGACTCATTCAGGTCTGTCGAGATGCTTCGTCAAAATACACCCGCTCCAAAGTAAGAAAAGCCCTCCCCAAAGACTTCGCCTATATGATGGAAGAACTTTTACACGAAGACGAGGAAAGGTTTAATAAAAAGGAGTACTACAATAAAATCATCGATACCATCGTCGAGCTTGAAAGTGCCGACCAATTTATTACTCAGATTTCAGCCGTTATACAGAGGCTGACTATCGATCATCTGCATATACTGGGCGATGTTTATGACAGGGGTTCTGGTGCCCATTTTATTATGGACACACTCGTAAAACATCATTCCGTTGATATGCAGTGGGGAAACCACGACATATTGTGGATGGGCGCTGCCGCAGGTGATACTGCCTGCATATCAAATGCCGTCAGGATCTGCTTGAGGTATGCCAACATGGACATACTGGAGGAGGGCTACGGAATAAACATGCTCCCACTGGCCACCTTTGCCATGAGGGCATACAAGGATGACCCTTGTAAAAAATTCATGCCCAAGCTACCTCCAAACGAGATTTTATCTGATAACGACCGAAATCTTCTAGCCAAAATGCACAAGGCAATCGCGATGATACAGTTCAAACTCGAACACCAGATAGTAGAAAAAAACCCGGATTTTTTGATGAGCCATCGTCTCCTTCTCGACAAGGTCGACTACCAGACCCACAAGATCAACATCGATGAGAAAACGTACAAATTAAATACCACTTATTTCCCCACCATAAATCCTGAGAAGCCTTGGGCGTTGACGGATGATGAGAAAGTCGTTATAGACAAGCTCCAAACCTCTTTTCTTACAAGCGAAAAGCTACAGACCCATATAAGGTTTATGTACTCCAAAGGAAGCATCTATTTGAAACACAACGGAAATCTTCTTTTCCACGCGTCAATACCCATGAACGAAGACGGCAGCTTTAAGAGTATCAATCTATACGGAGAAAAAAATTCTGGTAAAGCGCTGATGGATAAAATGGATCTATGGGCAAGGGAGAGCTATTTCAGCCGGGGCAACAAAACCTCCGGCACTGATTTTTTATGGTACCTCTGGTGCAACGAAAATTCTCCCCTGTTTGGCAAGGATAAAATGGCCACCTTTGAGCGTTACTTCATAGATGATAAAAAAGCTCATAAAGAAAACTATGCTCCTTATTTTATAATGGTGACAGATGAAAAGATAGCCTTGCAGGTATTGACTGAATTCGGCTTGGATCCCAAAGAAAGTCATATTATTAACGGTCATGTTCCAGTAAAAACAGGCGCAGGCGAAAGCCCCATAAAGGCCAACGGAAAGCTTTTGGTAATAGACGGAGGATTTGCCCAGGCATATCAGAGTACTACCGGCATCGCGGGTTATACGCTTATCTACAACTCTTACGGACTGCAATTGGCTAGCCACGAACCCTTCGAGTCTGTGGATAAAGCCATCAATGAAGGCATCGACATCAGATCCACTACCAGCGTTATTGAAAAAGTCGTTGACAGAAAAAAAGTTGCGGATACGGATATAGGCGATAGGCTTAGAAAGCAAATAGATTATCTCGAGATGCTCATAGCCGCATATCGCAAAGGAATCGTAAAGGAAAAGTTTTAG
- a CDS encoding uracil-DNA glycosylase: protein MAVKFKNDWNEKLNDEFQKDYYKHMRAFLKQEYYAYTVYPPMEDIFNALNYTSYGDTKVLILGQDPYHGPNQAHGLCFSVNPKTPVPPSLQNIYKELKSDLGLKIPNNGYLRKWAHQGVLLLNAVLTVRAGMAGSHSKIGWHEFTDHIISLLNEKHEPVVFILWGKYAQSKEHLITNKRHLVIKSPHPSPLSASRGFFGSRPFSRTNDFLSSHGLKEIDWQIEDI, encoded by the coding sequence ATGGCTGTTAAATTTAAAAACGACTGGAATGAAAAACTTAATGATGAGTTTCAGAAAGATTATTACAAGCACATGCGGGCTTTTTTAAAGCAGGAATACTATGCTTACACCGTGTATCCCCCTATGGAAGATATATTTAATGCTCTGAATTACACTTCATATGGAGATACTAAAGTGCTGATACTGGGCCAGGATCCATACCACGGACCCAACCAGGCCCATGGGCTATGTTTTTCTGTAAACCCTAAAACGCCTGTGCCTCCCTCTTTGCAAAATATATACAAGGAGCTTAAAAGCGACTTAGGTCTTAAGATTCCAAACAATGGCTATTTAAGAAAATGGGCACATCAAGGCGTGCTCCTATTAAACGCCGTTCTTACAGTCAGAGCCGGAATGGCCGGTTCTCATAGCAAGATAGGATGGCATGAATTTACCGACCACATAATATCTTTGCTAAATGAAAAGCATGAGCCTGTGGTCTTCATTCTATGGGGAAAGTACGCTCAGTCAAAGGAACATCTAATAACAAACAAGCGTCATCTCGTAATAAAGTCTCCTCATCCCAGTCCTTTATCCGCCAGTAGAGGGTTTTTCGGAAGCCGGCCTTTTTCAAGAACAAATGATTTTTTGTCGAGTCACGGGCTTAAAGAGATCGACTGGCAAATTGAAGATATATGA
- a CDS encoding heavy metal translocating P-type ATPase, producing the protein MFKIILEGLNCTSCAGKIEERTNKISGVKRANLNFVSSTMEIEFEDEKLKENIISQIKKIVNKLEPHVNVRIKDRDEEEIHLNLTSDEVCDISNEKRENSKTEKKGIVPYFFTNYRLLAGIGIYIYALFFSGVVLPSLFWYLAGYMLIGFDVIKSALRNIVRREIFDENFLMFIATVGAFSIGEYGEGVAVMLFYEVGEVFQSYAVDNSRRSIKELVDLKAMHANKYSNGKIERVFPESLNLGDEILIKPGEKMPVDGEIYEGRSLFDTSALTGESLPRELSVGDKVLGGFINSTSAVKAVVKKTYRDSAVAKILDLIENAGAKKSNTEKFITKFARYYTPAVVSMAVAISIIPTIVTGDPFSEWLHRGLIFLVISCPCALVISIPLGYFGGIGAASKEGILIKGSQYLEALKNMETVVFDKTGTLTKGIFQVTQVVLAEGVQKDEFMECAALAESMSNHPIGASIMKAYNKELSLHKIEKHTDIGGKGVKVIYDGIEILAGNHKLMEDAGIKYLDFMDIGTVVHVASGGKYLGYILIADEIKDGSLGLVEDLKSEGIKKTVMFTGDHKNIADYVAGILNMDEVKSELLPQEKVEHFEILKKDKRSNATIGFVGDGINDAPVLAMADIGISMGSLGSDAAVEASDIVLMKDDPKKLVQGIKIAKYTNKIVVQNIVFALGIKGVVMLLGALGYASMWAAVFADVGVTLIAVLNVSRIFYVGGKLK; encoded by the coding sequence ATGTTTAAGATAATACTGGAAGGTCTCAACTGCACCAGCTGTGCAGGCAAAATAGAAGAACGCACAAACAAGATTTCAGGGGTTAAGAGAGCTAACTTAAACTTTGTTAGCAGCACTATGGAAATCGAGTTTGAAGATGAAAAGCTTAAAGAAAACATAATAAGCCAGATTAAAAAAATAGTAAATAAACTGGAACCTCATGTTAACGTAAGGATCAAAGACAGGGATGAGGAAGAAATCCACTTAAACCTCACATCAGATGAGGTTTGTGACATATCGAATGAAAAGAGAGAGAATAGCAAAACAGAAAAAAAGGGAATCGTGCCTTATTTCTTTACAAATTACAGGCTTTTAGCTGGAATAGGGATTTATATTTATGCGCTGTTTTTTAGCGGAGTGGTTCTCCCGTCGCTGTTTTGGTATTTGGCGGGTTATATGCTGATAGGCTTTGACGTAATCAAATCGGCACTAAGGAATATAGTCAGAAGAGAAATATTTGACGAAAACTTTTTAATGTTCATTGCAACGGTTGGGGCTTTTTCCATAGGAGAATACGGTGAAGGAGTGGCGGTCATGCTATTCTATGAAGTTGGTGAAGTGTTTCAATCATACGCCGTAGATAACTCCAGGCGCTCAATCAAAGAGTTGGTGGATTTAAAGGCCATGCATGCAAATAAATATTCAAATGGCAAGATTGAAAGGGTATTCCCCGAGTCATTGAACTTAGGAGATGAGATATTAATAAAACCGGGGGAGAAGATGCCGGTGGATGGAGAAATATATGAAGGTAGATCTCTTTTTGACACCTCAGCCTTGACTGGAGAGTCACTGCCCAGAGAGCTGAGCGTAGGGGACAAAGTTCTTGGTGGATTCATCAATTCTACATCGGCAGTAAAGGCTGTAGTCAAAAAGACTTATAGGGATTCGGCAGTGGCTAAAATTCTAGATCTCATTGAAAATGCCGGAGCAAAAAAATCAAACACAGAGAAATTCATTACTAAGTTTGCAAGGTACTATACTCCCGCAGTAGTTTCTATGGCAGTTGCCATATCTATCATACCCACAATAGTCACGGGAGACCCCTTTAGTGAATGGCTGCATAGAGGACTTATATTTTTAGTGATTTCCTGTCCTTGCGCCTTAGTGATATCCATACCCTTGGGCTATTTCGGAGGAATAGGAGCTGCATCAAAGGAAGGCATACTCATTAAAGGAAGCCAGTACCTGGAAGCCTTGAAAAACATGGAAACAGTAGTTTTTGATAAAACGGGAACTCTAACGAAGGGGATCTTTCAGGTAACGCAAGTCGTTTTGGCTGAAGGAGTACAAAAGGATGAATTTATGGAGTGCGCAGCTTTGGCTGAATCGATGTCGAACCACCCCATAGGCGCTTCTATCATGAAGGCATACAATAAAGAGCTTTCCCTCCATAAAATTGAAAAGCACACTGATATCGGAGGTAAAGGCGTCAAAGTCATATATGATGGAATTGAGATTCTTGCGGGAAATCACAAGCTTATGGAGGATGCAGGAATAAAGTACTTGGATTTTATGGATATCGGAACAGTAGTTCATGTGGCCTCAGGGGGCAAATATCTAGGTTATATACTCATTGCTGATGAGATCAAGGATGGAAGCCTTGGCCTGGTCGAAGATCTTAAGTCCGAAGGAATAAAAAAGACAGTTATGTTTACGGGAGATCATAAAAACATCGCAGATTATGTGGCGGGAATATTGAATATGGACGAAGTCAAATCCGAGCTTCTGCCACAAGAGAAGGTTGAGCATTTTGAGATTCTAAAGAAAGACAAAAGGTCTAATGCGACAATAGGATTCGTGGGGGACGGAATAAACGATGCACCGGTCTTGGCAATGGCGGATATAGGAATATCCATGGGCTCCCTGGGTTCTGATGCGGCAGTGGAGGCTTCAGATATCGTGTTGATGAAAGATGATCCGAAAAAGCTGGTTCAAGGCATTAAAATAGCAAAGTACACAAACAAGATAGTTGTCCAAAACATAGTATTTGCCCTTGGGATAAAAGGGGTGGTCATGCTCCTAGGAGCCCTTGGATATGCCAGTATGTGGGCTGCGGTATTTGCCGATGTTGGAGTGACGCTGATTGCCGTATTGAATGTGAGCAGAATTTTTTACGTCGGAGGAAAGTTAAAATAA
- a CDS encoding RrF2 family transcriptional regulator: MKISTKGRYALEAVVDLSYHAKDELESLNSIANRLKKSKNYLEQLFVLLRQNNIVVSIRGSQGGYKLAREASKITAGDVVRAVEGSLAPVACLDNSDEKQCCSDYEKCVTRVVWKKMMEEISIVLDEVTIQDLSECFDKMNKENNLEYYI; the protein is encoded by the coding sequence ATGAAAATTTCGACAAAGGGACGTTATGCCCTGGAGGCTGTGGTGGATCTTTCCTACCATGCAAAAGATGAACTTGAAAGCTTGAATAGCATAGCTAACAGGTTGAAAAAATCAAAAAATTATTTGGAACAGCTGTTTGTTCTACTGCGCCAAAATAACATCGTGGTGAGCATAAGAGGGTCTCAGGGCGGATACAAACTTGCAAGAGAGGCTTCGAAAATTACAGCAGGAGATGTGGTTCGAGCGGTAGAGGGCAGTCTGGCTCCTGTTGCTTGTCTTGACAATTCCGACGAGAAACAGTGCTGCAGCGATTACGAAAAATGTGTGACTCGAGTAGTCTGGAAAAAAATGATGGAAGAGATATCCATAGTTTTGGATGAGGTGACGATACAAGATTTGTCAGAATGTTTTGATAAGATGAACAAGGAAAATAATCTTGAATATTATATTTGA
- a CDS encoding tyrosine-type recombinase/integrase: MFPSEVGTTLNARTLLKSWQRIFKNIDVPYKKFHALRHTYATLLLKKGTPLHTVSWLLGHTSIKTA, translated from the coding sequence TTGTTTCCTTCTGAAGTAGGAACAACTTTAAACGCTAGAACCTTGCTAAAATCATGGCAACGGATTTTCAAAAATATCGACGTGCCCTATAAAAAGTTTCATGCCTTAAGGCACACCTACGCTACATTGTTACTTAAAAAAGGTACGCCCCTGCACACCGTATCGTGGTTACTGGGACATACCTCTATTAAGACTGCATAA
- a CDS encoding ArsR/SmtB family transcription factor — translation MDDVKSREITEIADFFKVFGDFTRMQILVTLLKEELCVQCLTDLTEVSQSAISHQLRLLKASGLVKARREGKKMYYSLDDEHIKVILEVAREHVEHKKNGGLHV, via the coding sequence ATGGATGATGTAAAATCAAGAGAAATAACGGAGATAGCGGATTTTTTTAAAGTGTTCGGCGACTTTACCAGGATGCAGATACTTGTCACCTTGCTCAAAGAAGAACTTTGCGTTCAATGTCTCACGGACCTGACTGAGGTAAGCCAGTCTGCAATAAGCCATCAACTGAGATTGCTTAAAGCCAGCGGATTGGTAAAGGCCAGGCGGGAAGGCAAAAAGATGTATTATTCTTTAGATGATGAGCATATAAAAGTCATTTTGGAAGTAGCCAGAGAACATGTAGAACATAAAAAAAACGGAGGATTACATGTTTAA
- a CDS encoding RrF2 family transcriptional regulator: MKLSTKGRYGLRALVDLTVHSSKGHQPLAQIAERQNISEIYLEQVFATLRKNGVVKSIKGAQGGYLLNVEPANITVGKVLRILEGDLSIVDEKAKSDSEEKSVAQCVYKNVWEKIDKNINELVDSITLEELVEDYKKNHGMLPHMYHI, encoded by the coding sequence ATGAAGCTTTCAACTAAAGGAAGATACGGCCTAAGAGCCCTGGTAGACCTGACAGTGCATTCATCCAAAGGGCATCAGCCATTGGCGCAGATTGCTGAAAGGCAGAATATATCTGAAATTTACCTTGAGCAGGTCTTTGCCACACTTAGAAAAAACGGCGTGGTCAAAAGCATAAAAGGAGCCCAAGGAGGGTATCTGTTAAACGTAGAGCCGGCAAACATCACAGTTGGCAAGGTTCTCAGAATTCTCGAAGGGGATTTGTCCATCGTAGACGAAAAAGCAAAGTCAGACAGCGAAGAGAAAAGCGTTGCACAATGCGTTTATAAAAATGTCTGGGAAAAAATTGATAAAAACATCAACGAGTTAGTGGATTCAATAACACTTGAGGAACTGGTGGAAGATTACAAAAAAAACCACGGAATGTTGCCTCATATGTACCATATATAA